In Topomyia yanbarensis strain Yona2022 chromosome 2, ASM3024719v1, whole genome shotgun sequence, one DNA window encodes the following:
- the LOC131678897 gene encoding myosin-2 essential light chain isoform X1 codes for MYMYEPPKKNSFTSVEEFQEAFNLFDNRGDGKIQQQQIGECLRALGQNPTESDVKKFTMQLKPDERVSFEVFLPIYQAISKQRTADTADDFIEGLRHFDKDASGFISSAELRHLLTTLGEKLADDEVEQLLQNQEDSQGNVNYEEFVRMVMSG; via the exons ATGTACATGTATGAACCACCAAAGAAGAATAGCTTCACTTCTGTCGAAG AATTCCAGGAGGCGTTCAATCTGTTCGACAACCGCGGCGATGGCAAGATCCAACAGCAGCAGATCGGTGAATGCTTACGGGCTCTCGGTCAGAACCCGACCGAGTCGGACGTGAAGAAGTTCACCATGCAGCTGAAGCCGGACGAGCGCGTTTCCTTTGAGGTGTTTTTGCCGATCTACCAGGCAATCTCGAAGCAGCGTACCGCGGACACGGCGGACGATTTCATCGAAGGTTTGCGTCACTTCGACAAGGATGCGAGCGGGTTCATCTCGTCGGCCGAGTTGAGACATTTGTTGACGACGCTGGGCGAGAAGTTGGCCGACGATGAG gTCGAACAATTGCTCCAGAATCAGGAGGACTCGCAAGGCAACGTCAACTACGAAGAATTTGTTCGAATGGTCATGAGTGGTTGA
- the LOC131678897 gene encoding myosin-2 essential light chain isoform X2, whose translation MTNFTEDQLAEFQEAFNLFDNRGDGKIQQQQIGECLRALGQNPTESDVKKFTMQLKPDERVSFEVFLPIYQAISKQRTADTADDFIEGLRHFDKDASGFISSAELRHLLTTLGEKLADDEVEQLLQNQEDSQGNVNYEEFVRMVMSG comes from the exons AATTCCAGGAGGCGTTCAATCTGTTCGACAACCGCGGCGATGGCAAGATCCAACAGCAGCAGATCGGTGAATGCTTACGGGCTCTCGGTCAGAACCCGACCGAGTCGGACGTGAAGAAGTTCACCATGCAGCTGAAGCCGGACGAGCGCGTTTCCTTTGAGGTGTTTTTGCCGATCTACCAGGCAATCTCGAAGCAGCGTACCGCGGACACGGCGGACGATTTCATCGAAGGTTTGCGTCACTTCGACAAGGATGCGAGCGGGTTCATCTCGTCGGCCGAGTTGAGACATTTGTTGACGACGCTGGGCGAGAAGTTGGCCGACGATGAG gTCGAACAATTGCTCCAGAATCAGGAGGACTCGCAAGGCAACGTCAACTACGAAGAATTTGTTCGAATGGTCATGAGTGGTTGA